In one window of Eggerthella guodeyinii DNA:
- a CDS encoding molybdopterin-dependent oxidoreductase yields MSGTSSPHSGLTRRSFLKATGAAAGALGLAGAAGMVTADNWLAPTQAHAEAQETIGYTFHQSHCTGHCSLKCTVRDGRLALIEPNDAESYAKRYQIVCVRGISEIEHVYSEARIQTPLKRVGERGSGQFVAISWDEALEEVKRGLGDVWDKYGKEAVVVAGTSDVKVRYPHLKQVFNAQQDGRTGIDIGVGNGLGPMIGDSSSFVISTSESRDWRRAKTVILTSTNFLESSVASAKNFFEAQEAGATIISVDTHFTTTAGKADQWVPIEPGTDGALFQGMISCILDHEWYDEESMKIGTSFPFLVNVATGKLLRARGESSEEGGETAWVAYGDASATNSSAGEEDSPGFMVWDTVSNAAMPYESGVVSPALTGEYEIDGSTYTTVFELLKKIQKDNGFTVEWATEKTAIPVETIEDLARRYALETPATLSLGWGGSDKYMNSDICGHAAGVLAALTGNYGKPGASIGVHVGGNYSGWSAKLAAWKLPPEYKVATQEMASYRMRYENNGVHAYVALGDMFQQHYANMNVTKEWLDTLDFILYIDIYHTTSADWADIILPACSKFETSEEVESLKVSYGHVLAQGKVLDPLFESKPDLEIERLLARTMGVAEDALPQSSYEFCEYQLSESTDSKIKGITLKSLIDNQCVVPLPGIDEIREAYASQVEKTDSGRFDVYLEKRLDSGQALPVYEDPQEVHPESELRQKYPLQFYQARTKFQIHSMFCDAAWIKQFYEPRLEMNPIDMRGRSLSAGDVVEVYNDRGSIQVKVVENEIVRPGCTRIFEGLWTRYMIKGNLQELTNDDLSPREDTLQAGTCIAFQDTLVEVRKV; encoded by the coding sequence ATGTCAGGAACGAGCAGCCCGCACAGCGGGCTCACGCGCAGGAGCTTTCTGAAGGCGACGGGCGCAGCGGCAGGGGCCTTGGGCCTCGCAGGTGCCGCCGGCATGGTCACGGCCGACAACTGGCTCGCGCCCACCCAAGCCCACGCCGAGGCGCAAGAAACGATTGGCTACACCTTTCATCAGAGCCATTGCACGGGGCATTGTTCGCTGAAATGTACGGTGCGGGACGGACGGCTCGCTCTCATCGAGCCTAATGACGCCGAATCGTATGCGAAGCGCTATCAGATCGTCTGCGTTCGCGGCATATCGGAAATCGAGCACGTGTACAGTGAGGCGCGCATCCAGACTCCGCTCAAGCGAGTGGGGGAACGTGGATCGGGGCAATTCGTTGCGATTAGCTGGGATGAGGCATTGGAGGAGGTAAAAAGGGGCCTCGGTGATGTCTGGGACAAGTATGGGAAAGAGGCTGTAGTGGTAGCCGGCACTTCTGATGTGAAGGTTCGCTACCCACATCTCAAGCAAGTGTTCAATGCCCAGCAGGACGGAAGAACGGGTATCGACATTGGGGTCGGAAACGGGCTTGGTCCGATGATTGGCGACTCGTCTTCTTTCGTTATCTCCACGAGCGAATCGCGTGATTGGCGTCGTGCCAAAACGGTGATCCTTACAAGCACGAACTTTCTCGAATCAAGCGTCGCTTCCGCGAAGAATTTCTTCGAGGCTCAGGAGGCGGGCGCAACCATCATATCGGTTGACACGCACTTCACGACGACGGCCGGAAAGGCCGACCAGTGGGTGCCCATCGAGCCGGGAACTGACGGCGCCCTGTTCCAGGGTATGATCAGTTGCATTCTTGATCATGAGTGGTATGACGAGGAATCGATGAAGATCGGAACGTCTTTTCCGTTCTTGGTGAACGTGGCGACTGGCAAGTTGCTTCGGGCTCGGGGCGAATCCTCCGAAGAAGGCGGGGAGACTGCATGGGTGGCGTATGGGGACGCCTCTGCGACGAACTCTAGTGCTGGAGAAGAAGATTCGCCGGGCTTTATGGTATGGGATACGGTATCCAATGCTGCGATGCCGTACGAGTCCGGCGTTGTGAGTCCGGCGCTTACCGGCGAGTACGAGATCGACGGATCGACGTACACGACGGTGTTCGAGCTCCTGAAGAAGATCCAGAAAGATAACGGTTTTACCGTTGAGTGGGCTACGGAGAAAACGGCGATTCCGGTCGAAACCATCGAAGACCTTGCGCGACGGTATGCGCTCGAAACGCCTGCGACGCTCTCTCTTGGTTGGGGAGGATCGGACAAATATATGAATTCCGATATCTGCGGCCATGCGGCAGGTGTGCTCGCGGCGCTTACGGGCAATTACGGAAAGCCCGGTGCGAGCATCGGCGTCCATGTTGGAGGCAATTACAGCGGCTGGTCGGCGAAACTCGCTGCATGGAAGCTTCCTCCGGAATACAAGGTTGCAACGCAAGAGATGGCTTCCTACAGGATGCGATACGAAAACAACGGGGTGCACGCTTACGTTGCCCTTGGCGACATGTTTCAGCAGCATTATGCGAACATGAACGTCACCAAAGAGTGGCTCGATACGCTCGATTTCATTTTGTACATCGATATCTACCATACGACAAGCGCGGATTGGGCAGATATCATCCTGCCTGCATGCTCCAAGTTCGAGACTTCGGAAGAAGTTGAATCGCTGAAGGTATCCTACGGCCATGTTCTCGCGCAAGGCAAGGTGTTGGACCCGCTGTTCGAGAGCAAGCCCGATCTCGAGATAGAGCGTCTCCTTGCCCGAACGATGGGCGTTGCCGAAGATGCCCTGCCGCAGAGCTCGTACGAGTTCTGCGAATACCAGCTTTCAGAATCGACGGATTCGAAGATCAAGGGGATCACGCTGAAAAGCCTCATCGACAATCAGTGCGTTGTGCCCCTTCCCGGCATCGACGAGATCCGCGAAGCGTATGCGTCCCAAGTGGAGAAGACGGATTCAGGTCGATTCGACGTTTATCTGGAGAAACGCTTGGATTCCGGTCAGGCGCTTCCGGTGTACGAGGATCCGCAAGAGGTCCATCCGGAAAGTGAGTTGCGTCAGAAATACCCCTTGCAGTTCTATCAGGCGCGAACGAAATTCCAAATTCACAGCATGTTCTGCGATGCGGCTTGGATCAAGCAGTTCTACGAGCCTCGTCTTGAAATGAATCCGATTGATATGCGGGGACGTTCTCTTTCGGCTGGCGATGTGGTTGAGGTTTACAACGATCGTGGCTCGATCCAGGTGAAGGTGGTAGAAAACGAGATCGTTCGACCTGGCTGTACCAGAATCTTCGAGGGTCTTTGGACGAGGTACATGATCAAAGGCAATCTTCAAGAGCTGACGAACGACGATCTGTCTCCAAGGGAGGATACGCTCCAGGCGGGTACGTGCATAGCGTTTCAAGACACCCTTGTCGAAGTGCGGAAGGTGTAG
- the dsrO gene encoding sulfate reduction electron transfer complex DsrMKJOP subunit DsrO, which yields MTRLGIAINTRRCIGCQTCALSCKMQNGVPEGMLWNRVITEGADVLDGAVGTYPHLSRTYLPIACQHCENPACMRVCPTGATYKDALGRVEVDYEKCIGCRMCMAACPYNARVFNWNDPTYNPDFKFGDKDVPMRSKGVVEKCTLCKERTDRGIEPMCVQNCPYEARIFGDLDDPDSEVSRIVRERNATVLLEEQGTRPQVHYFN from the coding sequence ATGACCCGATTGGGTATTGCTATCAACACGAGGCGCTGCATAGGATGTCAAACCTGTGCGCTTTCATGCAAGATGCAAAACGGCGTACCTGAAGGCATGCTGTGGAACCGCGTGATCACCGAAGGGGCGGATGTCCTCGACGGTGCCGTGGGAACCTATCCGCATCTTAGTCGTACGTATCTACCTATTGCCTGTCAACATTGCGAGAACCCCGCCTGCATGCGCGTGTGCCCGACGGGGGCCACGTACAAGGATGCCTTGGGACGCGTGGAGGTTGACTACGAGAAGTGCATTGGGTGTCGCATGTGCATGGCGGCGTGCCCGTACAACGCGCGCGTGTTCAACTGGAACGACCCGACATACAATCCTGATTTCAAGTTCGGAGACAAAGATGTGCCGATGCGCTCCAAGGGCGTAGTGGAGAAGTGCACGTTATGCAAGGAACGTACCGACCGTGGCATCGAACCCATGTGCGTGCAGAATTGTCCTTACGAAGCTCGCATTTTCGGTGATCTTGACGATCCCGATAGTGAGGTATCGCGCATCGTCCGAGAGCGCAACGCGACCGTCCTCCTCGAGGAGCAAGGCACCCGTCCGCAAGTCCATTACTTCAATTAA
- the nrfD gene encoding NrfD/PsrC family molybdoenzyme membrane anchor subunit, which yields MGTSTKTKAAIGVLGALTVAGVAAWIYQLIGGLGVTGMNNGTSWGLYITCFMFFVGLSAGGLIVASSASVFHVAEYKKVALPAVILSTVCICCAGMFVLIDLGGIQRVWRIVTGPNVTSPLFWDICVITLYLAINVVYLYFMKSKKPGAQDKVAIVSRFALPVAILVHSVTAWIFGLEMAREGWYSAIMAPLFVVSAMDSGLALLLLSLMGLNKSGRFKTDKKLLSNLAGLLATCIAIDGFLVGCEVLTMAYPGAAGAETLAIMATGATAPFFWFEIVVGILIPFCILVFAKNRARMGLVAAASVCVVVGVFFKRVWLLLTSFVEFNVMGAPGVASGSSAAAHATGLDMWAVASSYAPTWVEIVVVIGVVSLGALAFVVLTQKLLPARAAKCEAVEAAAGEAA from the coding sequence ATGGGAACCTCTACGAAAACCAAAGCTGCCATCGGGGTGCTGGGCGCGCTGACGGTGGCGGGAGTCGCCGCTTGGATCTACCAGCTGATAGGCGGCCTCGGCGTGACCGGCATGAACAACGGCACGTCGTGGGGCCTCTACATCACGTGCTTCATGTTCTTCGTGGGCCTGTCGGCCGGCGGCCTCATCGTGGCCTCGTCGGCCAGCGTGTTCCACGTGGCCGAGTACAAGAAGGTGGCGCTGCCCGCCGTCATCCTGTCGACGGTATGCATCTGCTGTGCCGGCATGTTCGTGCTCATCGACCTCGGCGGCATCCAGCGCGTGTGGCGCATCGTCACGGGGCCGAACGTGACCTCGCCTTTGTTCTGGGACATCTGCGTCATCACGCTGTACCTCGCCATCAACGTCGTGTACCTGTACTTCATGAAGTCGAAGAAGCCGGGCGCGCAGGACAAGGTGGCCATCGTGTCGCGCTTCGCGCTGCCCGTCGCCATCCTCGTGCACTCGGTGACGGCGTGGATCTTCGGCCTCGAGATGGCGCGCGAAGGCTGGTACTCGGCCATCATGGCGCCGCTGTTCGTGGTATCGGCCATGGATTCCGGCCTGGCCCTGCTGCTGCTCTCGCTCATGGGGCTCAACAAATCCGGTCGCTTCAAAACCGATAAGAAGCTGCTGTCCAACCTGGCCGGCCTGCTGGCCACCTGCATCGCCATCGACGGCTTCCTCGTGGGCTGCGAAGTGCTGACCATGGCCTACCCGGGCGCCGCCGGCGCCGAGACGCTCGCCATCATGGCGACGGGCGCCACCGCTCCGTTCTTCTGGTTCGAGATCGTCGTGGGCATCCTCATCCCGTTCTGCATCCTCGTGTTCGCGAAGAACCGCGCGCGGATGGGGTTGGTGGCTGCCGCCAGCGTGTGCGTGGTGGTGGGCGTGTTCTTCAAGCGCGTGTGGCTGCTGCTCACCTCGTTCGTCGAGTTCAACGTGATGGGTGCTCCCGGCGTGGCCTCGGGCTCGTCGGCCGCGGCGCACGCGACGGGGCTCGACATGTGGGCCGTCGCCAGCTCGTACGCTCCCACCTGGGTGGAGATCGTCGTCGTCATCGGCGTGGTGTCCCTCGGCGCGCTCGCGTTCGTCGTGCTGACGCAGAAGCTGCTGCCCGCCCGCGCGGCGAAGTGCGAGGCCGTCGAGGCCGCGGCGGGCGAAGCCGCGTAA
- a CDS encoding TorD/DmsD family molecular chaperone, with translation MAKEIPWKTLSEAYAFIGNSLLKPMTMTSTVGLDPAFWVSFPTFDDAAVAEAVAACARYAEEAVRRAEAGEDEPQRVAVEYTKLFVGPPSPAAAPWETMYRGQDVTVGFGQATFEMRELLRAAGLEVRNENNQYEDHLGIELLYLSSQCARVDVGAEDAPAPDAVADFIEAHPLSWAEAFRARIAETAAHGYFAPLVGLAQALLVWHVQALR, from the coding sequence ATGGCGAAAGAGATTCCCTGGAAGACCCTGTCCGAAGCCTACGCGTTCATCGGGAACTCGCTGTTGAAGCCGATGACGATGACGTCGACGGTCGGGTTGGATCCGGCATTCTGGGTATCGTTCCCCACGTTCGACGACGCTGCCGTGGCCGAGGCCGTGGCAGCGTGCGCACGCTACGCCGAGGAGGCCGTCCGCCGCGCCGAGGCGGGCGAGGACGAGCCCCAGCGCGTCGCCGTCGAGTACACGAAGCTGTTCGTGGGCCCACCGTCGCCCGCCGCGGCGCCGTGGGAGACGATGTATCGCGGCCAGGATGTGACCGTGGGGTTCGGCCAGGCCACGTTCGAGATGCGCGAGCTGCTGCGCGCGGCGGGGCTCGAGGTGCGGAACGAGAACAACCAGTACGAGGACCACCTGGGCATCGAGCTGCTGTACCTCTCGTCGCAGTGCGCCCGCGTGGACGTAGGCGCGGAGGACGCGCCCGCGCCCGACGCTGTCGCCGACTTCATCGAGGCTCACCCGCTTTCCTGGGCGGAAGCGTTCCGCGCGCGCATCGCCGAGACGGCCGCGCACGGCTACTTCGCTCCCCTCGTGGGGCTGGCTCAGGCCCTGCTCGTCTGGCACGTGCAGGCGCTGCGCTAG
- a CDS encoding Ada metal-binding domain-containing protein, giving the protein MEYSDRTCWEALSAHDARFDGLFFVGVRSTGVYCRAVCPAKTPKFENCTFYASAAEAEAAGYRPCLKCRPELAPGVPVDEGADRAVARAAALIREGSGACSIADIAAKLGFSERQLRRLFERAFGVTPASYRATCRLLLAKSLLTDTELPVTRVAYACGFSSVRRFNDAFSQRYRMPPSRFRARAGAAASAAAQGEGGEGPIVLHVGYRPPYRFDLLLEFLRLRAIEGVEAVEDGAYLRTVRLEADASSPDTAPRVGWIRVADEPKRNRLALTVSPELFDELPLVVARTRRLFDADCLPAAVEAGLADFHARVPAASRIPGVRLPCCFDGFEMAVRAILGQQITVKAAGTLAGRVAHAFGSPAATPHAALTTAFPPPEALCAPGVIGQRARAICALAQAVRAGAVALRPGADLAAEARALAAIPGIGPWTVQYLLMRAYGHPDAFPATDLAVRAAFPELKPRELARASESWSPWRSYAVMSLWSTPHGRPDETPNT; this is encoded by the coding sequence ATGGAGTACAGCGATCGCACGTGCTGGGAAGCGCTGAGCGCGCACGATGCGCGCTTCGACGGGCTGTTCTTCGTGGGCGTGCGGTCGACCGGCGTGTACTGCCGCGCCGTGTGCCCGGCGAAAACGCCCAAGTTCGAGAACTGCACGTTCTACGCGAGCGCGGCCGAGGCCGAGGCGGCGGGCTATCGCCCCTGCCTCAAGTGTCGCCCCGAGCTGGCGCCGGGCGTCCCCGTCGACGAGGGCGCCGACCGCGCGGTGGCGCGGGCCGCGGCGCTCATCCGCGAGGGGTCGGGCGCATGCTCCATCGCCGACATCGCGGCGAAGCTGGGGTTTTCCGAGCGGCAGCTGCGCCGCCTCTTCGAGCGCGCGTTCGGCGTGACGCCTGCCTCCTATCGCGCCACCTGCCGCCTGCTGCTTGCGAAAAGCCTGCTCACCGACACCGAGCTGCCCGTCACGCGCGTGGCGTACGCGTGCGGCTTCTCGTCGGTGCGCCGGTTCAACGACGCGTTCTCGCAGCGCTACCGCATGCCCCCGAGCCGGTTTCGCGCCCGAGCGGGCGCCGCCGCAAGCGCCGCGGCGCAGGGCGAGGGCGGGGAAGGGCCCATCGTGCTGCACGTGGGTTACCGGCCGCCGTACCGCTTCGATCTGCTGCTCGAGTTCCTGCGCCTGCGCGCCATCGAGGGCGTCGAGGCGGTCGAGGACGGCGCGTACCTGCGCACGGTGCGCCTCGAGGCGGACGCGTCGAGTCCGGACACGGCCCCGCGCGTCGGTTGGATCAGGGTCGCCGACGAGCCCAAGCGCAACCGCCTCGCGCTCACCGTGTCCCCCGAGCTGTTCGACGAGCTGCCGCTCGTCGTGGCGCGCACGCGCCGCCTCTTCGACGCCGACTGCCTCCCTGCTGCGGTGGAGGCCGGCCTCGCCGACTTCCATGCGCGCGTGCCCGCCGCCTCCCGCATCCCGGGCGTGCGGCTGCCGTGCTGCTTCGACGGCTTCGAGATGGCCGTGCGCGCCATCCTCGGCCAGCAGATCACGGTGAAGGCCGCCGGCACGTTGGCCGGGCGCGTCGCGCACGCGTTCGGATCGCCGGCCGCCACGCCGCACGCGGCGCTCACGACGGCGTTTCCGCCTCCGGAAGCGCTGTGCGCGCCCGGGGTGATCGGCCAGCGCGCCCGCGCCATCTGCGCGCTGGCGCAAGCCGTGCGCGCAGGCGCGGTGGCGCTGCGCCCCGGAGCCGATCTCGCCGCCGAGGCCCGCGCGCTCGCGGCGATTCCCGGCATCGGCCCGTGGACCGTGCAGTACCTGCTCATGCGCGCCTACGGCCATCCCGACGCCTTCCCGGCGACCGACCTGGCCGTGCGCGCCGCCTTCCCCGAGCTCAAGCCGCGCGAGCTGGCGCGGGCCTCCGAATCGTGGAGCCCGTGGCGCTCGTACGCCGTCATGTCCCTGTGGTCGACGCCGCACGGTCGGCCCGACGAAACCCCGAATACGTAA
- a CDS encoding methylated-DNA--[protein]-cysteine S-methyltransferase, with product MDYLLTMDSPVGPVTVASDDEAIIGLWLEGQKYFEATLEAAEERPDLPVLAEARAWLERYFAGDDPGALPPVNPRGTAFQQRVWAQLAEIPYGQLTTYGQIARRLEEQTGARTSARAVGSAVGRNPISIILPCHRVVGSTGSLTGYAGGLQKKIALLRIEGVDVEALSTPKRGTAL from the coding sequence ATGGATTACCTTCTCACGATGGATTCGCCCGTGGGGCCGGTCACCGTCGCCAGCGACGACGAGGCGATCATCGGCCTGTGGCTGGAAGGGCAGAAGTACTTCGAGGCCACGCTCGAAGCTGCCGAGGAGCGGCCCGACCTGCCGGTGCTCGCCGAGGCGCGTGCCTGGCTCGAGCGTTACTTCGCCGGCGACGATCCCGGCGCGCTTCCGCCCGTGAACCCGCGCGGCACCGCCTTCCAGCAGCGGGTGTGGGCGCAGCTCGCCGAGATACCGTACGGCCAGCTGACCACGTACGGCCAGATCGCGCGCCGTCTCGAGGAGCAGACGGGAGCCCGCACCTCGGCGCGCGCCGTGGGCAGCGCCGTCGGGCGCAACCCCATCTCCATCATCCTGCCGTGCCACCGCGTCGTGGGTTCGACCGGTAGCCTCACCGGGTACGCCGGCGGCTTGCAGAAGAAGATCGCCCTCTTGCGCATCGAGGGCGTGGACGTGGAAGCGCTGAGCACTCCGAAGAGGGGGACGGCGCTGTAA